Proteins from one Desulfonema limicola genomic window:
- the nuoI gene encoding NADH-quinone oxidoreductase subunit NuoI, which yields MMTEIFESVKALGEGFAATFKHLLRKPITEEYPEYKRPLPERSRARIVLTCDPDGKERCVACYLCSSVCPVSCISMQSAENTDGRRYAKWFRINLGRCIYCGLCEEACPTSAIQLTPDFENSRLDILNLVFEKQDLLVDNCGKDRAYNFYKHAGIKTDSFDKGTRDFETEPVNVKSNLP from the coding sequence ATTATGACAGAAATTTTTGAATCTGTAAAAGCATTGGGTGAAGGTTTTGCAGCAACATTCAAGCATCTTTTAAGAAAACCCATTACAGAGGAATATCCTGAATACAAACGCCCCCTGCCGGAGCGCTCCCGTGCAAGAATTGTCCTGACCTGCGATCCTGACGGAAAAGAACGCTGCGTTGCCTGCTATCTCTGCTCTTCTGTATGCCCTGTAAGCTGTATCTCAATGCAGTCAGCAGAAAATACAGACGGAAGGCGGTATGCAAAATGGTTCCGCATTAACCTGGGACGCTGCATTTACTGCGGGCTGTGCGAAGAAGCCTGCCCCACGTCAGCCATACAGCTTACACCTGATTTTGAAAATTCCAGACTTGATATTTTAAACCTTGTTTTTGAAAAGCAGGATCTTCTTGTTGATAACTGCGGAAAAGACAGGGCATATAATTTTTACAAACACGCAGGAATAAAAACAGACTCCTTTGACAAGGGAACCCGTGATTTTGAAACTGAACCTGTAAATGTTAAAAGCAATCTTCCATGA
- a CDS encoding molybdopterin-dependent oxidoreductase, producing MTISGGHGIRRYKGKKRTHTDQYLGPLVQHEMNRCIQCYRCSRYYREYTGYNDLGVMGIGSRVYFGRQKPGILESPFSGNLVELCPTGVYTDKPSRFKGRRWDFNRTPSICINCSLGCNTVVCSRYREIVRQEARYNENINGYFICDRGRYGFFYAINKKRPRDARINGQNTSVQNAVKQAGEKLDAIAGKKGRTSIACIGSYRNTLETQAVLKLLAGEKGWRQPVFSTDPEMDKKLKTAVSRLNPEISASLKDIEKADFILVIGADPVNEAPMLALSMRQAQRAGAEIAVIDPRPVFLPFEFKHLAVKPDNMESCLGVLIKETVDQEIAESLGKDFLKLYNSIVCNSYENNKEIFLLAKKLQKSQHPVIICGTDIVPVSIPDIAADTAFFLKALNRKSGLFYIMPGPSAMSAGLLSDQDFDFENLVSEIENGNISALIAAENDFFPNINPARLKTVLEKLELLIIIDYLDTKTAQAAHIFIPAQTIYESGGIFINQQGWIQQAEKAYTGGLSIEQTGRGDHPPREFRNDIPGTDSISTWKALAEIGQISFDENRLAQIHPAFSSIDKNLLEQGTSINFENTDTGFKHQWQNQQAYDNSYMELIIVQQTFGTEILSSYSPCLQELESAPYFMINKTNAHELNLEQNDFLEIDIDDNINIKLPVKIFENMAQDIIILPGYRKILHETAGINKKMILKTKIRKRVS from the coding sequence ATGACAATTTCAGGGGGACACGGCATAAGAAGATATAAAGGAAAAAAGCGCACCCACACGGATCAATATCTTGGCCCCCTTGTTCAGCACGAGATGAACAGGTGTATCCAGTGTTACCGGTGTTCTCGCTATTACAGGGAATATACAGGATATAATGATCTTGGAGTTATGGGCATAGGCTCCCGTGTATATTTTGGCAGGCAGAAACCAGGCATTCTTGAAAGTCCTTTTTCAGGAAACTTAGTCGAGCTTTGTCCAACCGGCGTTTATACAGACAAGCCTTCAAGGTTCAAGGGGAGGCGCTGGGATTTTAACAGGACTCCTTCAATCTGCATTAACTGCTCCCTGGGGTGCAATACGGTTGTATGTTCCAGGTACCGGGAAATTGTCCGCCAGGAAGCCAGGTATAATGAAAACATAAACGGGTATTTTATCTGCGACCGGGGCAGGTACGGATTTTTTTATGCCATAAATAAAAAAAGACCCCGTGATGCAAGAATAAACGGACAAAACACATCTGTGCAGAATGCAGTTAAACAGGCTGGTGAAAAGCTTGATGCCATAGCCGGGAAAAAAGGCAGAACTTCCATTGCCTGTATCGGCTCATATAGAAATACTCTGGAAACCCAGGCAGTTTTAAAATTACTGGCTGGGGAAAAAGGATGGAGGCAGCCTGTATTCAGCACTGACCCTGAAATGGATAAAAAGCTGAAAACAGCAGTATCAAGGCTTAATCCTGAAATATCTGCATCATTAAAAGATATTGAAAAAGCGGACTTTATTCTTGTAATAGGAGCAGACCCTGTTAACGAAGCCCCCATGCTTGCCCTGTCCATGAGGCAGGCACAGAGAGCAGGGGCTGAAATAGCTGTTATTGATCCCCGCCCTGTTTTCCTGCCTTTTGAATTTAAGCATCTTGCTGTTAAACCTGATAACATGGAATCTTGTCTCGGGGTTCTTATAAAAGAAACTGTTGACCAGGAAATTGCAGAATCACTTGGAAAAGATTTTCTTAAATTATACAATTCCATTGTGTGTAATTCATATGAGAATAATAAAGAAATCTTCCTGCTGGCTAAAAAATTGCAGAAAAGCCAGCACCCTGTTATTATCTGCGGCACAGATATAGTGCCTGTTTCAATCCCTGACATTGCAGCAGACACGGCATTTTTCCTTAAAGCCCTGAACAGGAAATCAGGTTTGTTTTATATTATGCCAGGTCCAAGTGCAATGTCAGCAGGTCTGCTTTCAGATCAAGACTTTGATTTTGAAAATCTTGTATCTGAGATTGAAAATGGAAATATCAGCGCCTTGATTGCCGCTGAAAATGATTTCTTTCCAAATATAAATCCTGCAAGATTAAAGACCGTGCTTGAAAAACTGGAGTTATTAATAATCATTGATTATCTTGACACCAAAACAGCACAGGCTGCCCATATTTTTATCCCGGCTCAAACAATTTATGAAAGCGGGGGAATATTTATAAATCAGCAGGGCTGGATCCAGCAGGCAGAAAAAGCTTATACAGGGGGACTTTCCATTGAGCAGACCGGCAGGGGAGATCATCCTCCCAGGGAGTTTAGAAATGACATTCCAGGAACAGATTCTATAAGTACATGGAAAGCTTTGGCAGAAATCGGGCAGATTTCCTTTGATGAAAACCGGCTGGCACAAATCCATCCAGCTTTTTCCAGCATTGATAAAAATCTTTTGGAACAGGGAACAAGTATAAATTTTGAAAATACAGACACAGGATTTAAACACCAGTGGCAGAACCAGCAGGCTTATGATAATTCTTATATGGAACTGATTATTGTCCAACAGACCTTTGGCACTGAAATCCTGTCCTCTTATTCTCCATGCCTTCAAGAGCTTGAATCTGCTCCGTATTTTATGATAAACAAAACTAATGCCCATGAACTCAATCTTGAACAAAATGATTTTCTTGAAATAGATATTGATGACAATATCAATATAAAACTGCCGGTTAAAATCTTTGAAAACATGGCACAAGATATTATAATCCTGCCTGGATACAGGAAAATTCTCCATGAAACGGCTGGAATAAACAAAAAAATGATCTTAAAAACAAAGATCCGTAAAAGGGTCAGTTAG
- a CDS encoding addiction module protein — translation MDLTVENIAKKALSLSLSSRAYLAEVLLESIDFEDDFIISQEWLDEIHKRCREIDNQDVKLIDGEKALRNLRKKYEAI, via the coding sequence ATGGATTTAACAGTTGAAAATATTGCTAAAAAAGCCCTGAGCCTTTCACTTTCCTCAAGAGCTTATTTAGCAGAAGTATTATTAGAGAGTATAGATTTTGAAGATGATTTTATAATTTCACAAGAATGGCTTGATGAAATTCACAAACGATGCAGGGAAATTGATAATCAAGATGTTAAATTAATTGACGGAGAAAAAGCTTTAAGAAATCTTCGGAAAAAATATGAAGCCATATAA
- a CDS encoding TA system antitoxin ParD family protein produces MSLAVKISDELADHARIRSKIFKRSVSDQIEYWAKIGKTAEENPDLPMNFITDILIGKEQIKSGMGVPYKFGE; encoded by the coding sequence ATGTCTTTGGCTGTAAAAATTTCTGATGAATTGGCAGACCATGCAAGAATCAGATCAAAAATATTTAAACGTTCTGTTTCAGATCAAATAGAATATTGGGCAAAAATCGGGAAAACAGCAGAAGAAAATCCGGATCTGCCTATGAATTTTATTACAGATATTCTAATCGGAAAGGAACAGATAAAATCAGGGATGGGAGTTCCATATAAATTTGGTGAATAA
- the nuoE gene encoding NADH-quinone oxidoreductase subunit NuoE — MLPIELKESLKTRIEQSSHPKELVVDVMMAVQEHYGYLSDEALDESAQLLNLPPMELEEIATFYTFIYREPVGRYVIHVCDSVVCWMNGAESIQDYLCRKLEIKPGETTKDGLFTLLPVCCIGYCDRSPAILINKKVYGELTPGKLDSILEKLRKEAE; from the coding sequence ATGTTACCCATTGAATTAAAAGAATCCCTGAAAACCAGGATTGAGCAGAGCAGCCATCCAAAGGAGCTTGTTGTTGATGTTATGATGGCTGTCCAGGAGCATTACGGCTATCTGAGTGATGAAGCTCTTGATGAATCCGCACAGCTTTTGAACCTTCCGCCCATGGAACTTGAAGAAATTGCCACGTTTTACACCTTTATATACCGGGAACCTGTGGGCAGGTATGTTATTCATGTGTGCGACAGCGTAGTCTGCTGGATGAACGGGGCTGAATCCATACAGGATTATTTATGCAGGAAACTTGAAATCAAGCCTGGTGAAACCACAAAAGACGGCTTGTTTACCCTGCTGCCTGTCTGCTGTATAGGCTACTGCGACCGCTCCCCTGCCATACTCATTAATAAAAAGGTTTATGGCGAGCTTACCCCTGGAAAACTTGACAGCATACTTGAAAAACTAAGAAAAGAGGCAGAATAA
- a CDS encoding NADH-quinone oxidoreductase subunit B/C/D codes for MGTMPEKRLMRLADSLNPLINWARSRSLWPMFFGLSCCFVEEATAITSRYDIARFGAEVFRPSPRQADLLIISGTVFKKIAPVVLRLYEQMPEPKWVISMGSCSNTGGMYDVYSVVQGVNQILPVDVYIPGCPPRPEAVLHGLTVLQEKINKQEKPARSIFHLGKGIQGTVKPVLTDRQTKSRDPRGPGMEGTGIRGTEIIPPYFPETRTELMWTPEPAKIELNEQDKSLAKTLEDRFGSSVKQVPHTSDMLTFNVEKERYKEILVFLKTQHTDKYRRLEDLTAIDESARRNRENYPDYTMVYSLLSLETGSRVRLKVPLYGETAYTKTITDIWPSANWYEREVFDMFGIRFEGHPNLQRILMPHDWQGHPLQKKHPGRATDMPPYTLADAQKNQPRDAGLFIHQADSDNEMILNIGPHHVSTHGLLRYIVTLNGEEIKEMEMEIGYHHRGAEKIGERQNWHQFIPYTDRVDYLAGASNNLPYVMAVEKLAGIKVPERAQCIRVMLSELFRISNHLVFTGTFAHDIGAMTPTFYTFREREMVLDIVELITGGRLHPSWFRIGGVASDLPEGWKTRIDEFVKIFPERINEYESLITNNPIIKIRAKGVGKIGLDNAIEWGITGPNLRACGIDWDLRKKLPYSGYENYDFKIPTAQDGDCYARYLVRIEEMRQSLRIIKQAAENMPSGRYKTDDYRYTIPERKDMLKDIESLIHHFVNVSRGPKIPKGEAYASCEIPRGEQGYYVVSDGLGCAYRMRIRTPGFPNVQVMPMLSKGWSISDLITIIGSVDYILPDIDR; via the coding sequence ATGGGGACCATGCCTGAAAAAAGACTGATGCGTTTAGCTGATTCGTTAAATCCCCTTATAAACTGGGCACGCTCCCGCAGCCTTTGGCCCATGTTTTTTGGATTATCATGCTGTTTTGTTGAAGAAGCTACTGCAATTACATCACGTTATGACATTGCCCGTTTTGGAGCAGAGGTATTCCGGCCTTCACCCAGGCAGGCAGACCTGCTTATTATTTCAGGCACGGTTTTCAAAAAAATAGCCCCTGTTGTTTTAAGGCTTTATGAACAGATGCCGGAGCCTAAATGGGTTATATCAATGGGATCATGTTCCAACACCGGGGGCATGTACGATGTTTACAGCGTAGTACAGGGCGTAAACCAGATTCTGCCGGTTGACGTATATATACCAGGCTGCCCCCCAAGACCTGAAGCAGTTCTTCACGGGCTTACGGTTCTCCAGGAAAAGATAAACAAACAGGAAAAACCGGCACGTTCAATCTTTCATCTTGGCAAAGGCATCCAGGGAACTGTTAAACCTGTTTTAACAGACAGGCAGACCAAATCAAGGGATCCAAGGGGTCCCGGCATGGAAGGCACAGGCATAAGGGGAACTGAAATTATCCCGCCTTATTTTCCTGAAACCAGGACAGAGCTTATGTGGACTCCTGAGCCTGCAAAAATTGAATTAAACGAGCAGGACAAAAGCCTTGCAAAAACCCTTGAAGATCGTTTCGGCAGTTCAGTTAAACAGGTTCCCCATACATCAGACATGCTCACATTTAATGTGGAAAAGGAAAGATACAAAGAAATTCTTGTATTTTTAAAAACCCAGCACACTGACAAATACAGACGACTTGAAGACCTGACTGCAATTGACGAATCAGCCCGAAGAAACAGGGAAAACTATCCTGATTATACAATGGTTTACAGCCTGCTTTCCCTTGAAACAGGCTCCCGTGTGCGCTTAAAGGTTCCACTTTACGGGGAAACCGCCTATACAAAAACCATAACAGACATCTGGCCCTCTGCAAACTGGTATGAGCGTGAAGTCTTTGACATGTTCGGCATAAGATTTGAAGGACATCCAAACCTCCAGAGAATCCTCATGCCCCATGACTGGCAGGGACATCCCCTGCAAAAAAAACATCCAGGACGCGCAACCGACATGCCCCCTTATACACTGGCTGATGCACAGAAAAACCAGCCCAGGGATGCCGGCCTGTTTATACATCAGGCAGATTCAGACAATGAAATGATCTTAAACATAGGCCCCCATCACGTAAGCACCCACGGACTTCTCCGCTATATTGTTACCCTAAACGGCGAAGAAATAAAAGAAATGGAAATGGAAATAGGCTATCACCACCGTGGAGCGGAAAAAATCGGGGAACGCCAGAACTGGCATCAGTTTATCCCATACACAGACAGGGTTGACTATCTTGCAGGCGCATCAAACAACCTGCCCTATGTCATGGCAGTTGAAAAACTGGCAGGAATAAAGGTTCCCGAGCGCGCCCAGTGCATACGCGTCATGTTAAGCGAGCTTTTCAGAATAAGCAACCACCTTGTTTTCACAGGAACCTTTGCCCATGACATAGGAGCCATGACCCCGACCTTTTACACATTCAGGGAAAGGGAGATGGTTCTTGATATTGTAGAACTAATCACAGGGGGACGGCTTCATCCTTCCTGGTTTAGAATAGGCGGCGTTGCCTCTGATCTTCCAGAAGGCTGGAAAACCAGGATAGACGAATTTGTAAAAATCTTTCCTGAACGCATAAACGAATACGAATCCCTGATAACAAATAATCCCATTATAAAAATCAGGGCAAAAGGTGTTGGGAAAATAGGCCTTGATAATGCCATAGAATGGGGAATAACAGGCCCCAACCTGAGAGCCTGCGGCATAGACTGGGATTTAAGAAAAAAGCTTCCCTATTCAGGTTATGAAAACTATGATTTTAAAATCCCCACAGCCCAGGACGGAGACTGCTACGCCAGGTACCTGGTAAGAATTGAAGAAATGCGCCAAAGCCTGAGAATAATAAAACAGGCAGCAGAAAACATGCCGTCAGGCAGGTATAAAACCGATGATTACAGATATACAATACCTGAAAGAAAAGACATGTTAAAAGACATTGAAAGCCTGATTCACCATTTTGTAAATGTAAGCAGGGGACCAAAAATCCCAAAAGGCGAAGCATACGCCTCATGTGAAATACCAAGAGGGGAACAGGGCTACTACGTTGTAAGCGATGGTTTAGGATGCGCCTACCGAATGCGCATTAGAACCCCTGGCTTTCCCAATGTCCAGGTAATGCCCATGCTGTCAAAAGGCTGGTCAATATCTGATCTCATAACCATAATAGGCTCTGTTGACTACATCCTGCCGGATATTGACCGGTAG
- the nuoH gene encoding NADH-quinone oxidoreductase subunit NuoH, with protein MITWIAGLIVLLIKMALVLGVLLFLAAYLVWAERKLLGRLQVRLGPNRAGIFGLLQPIADSIKMLCKEDIVPEAADKIIFLLAPAVVATTALLMFAVVPFGPEITLMGKQVPLVISDINVGLLFVFAMASLGVYGMALGGWASNSKFALLGGIRGAAQMISYELALGLSLVPVVMLAQSFSLVDIVNAQADYPFIIVQPIAFVIFVISSMAESKRIPFDLPEAENELGAGFHTEYSGMRFGLFFIGEYVHMQVFGALIAVFFLGGWRGPFLPPPVWLLIKIIIAALVMIWIRGTLPRLRYDQLMEMGWKILIPASLINIIITGAVILI; from the coding sequence ATGATTACCTGGATTGCCGGATTAATTGTTTTATTAATAAAAATGGCCCTGGTGCTGGGAGTCCTGCTTTTTCTTGCAGCCTATCTTGTCTGGGCTGAAAGAAAGCTTCTTGGAAGACTTCAGGTGCGCCTGGGTCCCAACCGGGCAGGCATATTCGGTCTGCTTCAGCCCATAGCTGATTCAATAAAAATGCTGTGCAAGGAAGATATTGTTCCTGAAGCTGCAGATAAAATCATTTTTCTGCTTGCTCCTGCAGTTGTTGCCACAACTGCCCTTCTCATGTTTGCAGTGGTGCCTTTCGGCCCTGAAATTACCCTTATGGGAAAACAGGTCCCCCTTGTAATCTCTGATATAAACGTGGGACTGCTCTTTGTTTTTGCAATGGCATCCCTTGGGGTTTACGGCATGGCTTTAGGGGGCTGGGCTTCTAATTCAAAATTTGCACTGCTCGGCGGCATAAGAGGAGCGGCCCAAATGATAAGCTATGAGCTTGCCCTGGGACTTTCTCTGGTTCCTGTTGTAATGCTTGCCCAGTCTTTCAGCCTGGTTGACATAGTAAATGCACAGGCTGATTATCCTTTTATAATTGTCCAGCCCATAGCTTTTGTCATTTTTGTAATAAGCTCAATGGCAGAAAGCAAGCGCATACCTTTTGATCTGCCTGAAGCTGAAAACGAGCTTGGAGCAGGGTTTCATACTGAATACAGCGGAATGAGATTCGGGCTTTTTTTTATCGGCGAATATGTTCATATGCAGGTTTTCGGCGCTCTTATTGCAGTTTTTTTCCTGGGCGGCTGGAGAGGCCCTTTTTTACCCCCTCCTGTATGGCTGCTCATAAAAATCATAATTGCTGCATTAGTAATGATCTGGATACGCGGTACCCTGCCGAGACTCCGATATGACCAGCTTATGGAAATGGGATGGAAGATTTTAATTCCTGCATCTTTGATAAATATTATAATAACAGGTGCTGTTATACTGATTTAA
- a CDS encoding 2Fe-2S iron-sulfur cluster-binding protein encodes MLKLIIDNKEIEVPKGTKVIDAAEKLGIMIPRFCYHPALGSAGACRVCAVKVLEGPVKGLQMSCMIEAKDGMVISTTDEEAADFRKHVIELLMLNHPHDCPVCDEGGSACSRT; translated from the coding sequence ATGCTGAAACTGATTATTGACAACAAAGAAATTGAGGTTCCCAAAGGAACTAAGGTAATTGATGCTGCTGAAAAGCTGGGCATTATGATTCCGCGTTTTTGCTATCATCCTGCGCTTGGTTCTGCTGGAGCCTGCCGTGTATGTGCTGTTAAGGTTCTTGAGGGACCTGTCAAGGGCTTGCAGATGAGCTGTATGATTGAGGCAAAAGACGGGATGGTTATTTCAACCACAGATGAAGAAGCTGCTGATTTCCGAAAGCATGTTATTGAGCTGCTTATGCTCAATCACCCCCATGACTGCCCAGTCTGCGATGAAGGGGGCAGTGCCTGCTCCAGGACATGA
- a CDS encoding HEPN domain-containing protein: MKHSVLAWLQACEEDLSAAESLLQSKVAAGAASFHAQQCVEKCLKAVLEQYTKTVPKIHDLDKLFYEAQKYINIETDEIIVNKLNMLYIKSRYPGAFGFLPDGKPSMEEVESFYNFANNIYDMVKIHLKDQVIGK, translated from the coding sequence ATGAAACATTCTGTTTTGGCATGGCTTCAAGCATGTGAGGAAGACCTGTCCGCTGCTGAATCTTTGCTGCAAAGTAAAGTTGCAGCAGGGGCAGCAAGTTTTCATGCTCAACAGTGTGTGGAAAAATGTTTGAAAGCTGTTCTTGAACAATACACAAAAACTGTTCCCAAAATCCATGATTTAGATAAACTTTTTTATGAGGCACAAAAGTATATTAATATTGAGACTGATGAGATTATTGTAAATAAACTTAACATGTTGTATATCAAATCTCGTTATCCTGGTGCCTTTGGTTTCCTGCCGGATGGCAAACCAAGTATGGAAGAAGTTGAAAGTTTTTATAATTTTGCGAACAATATATATGATATGGTAAAAATTCATCTGAAAGATCAAGTTATTGGAAAATAA
- a CDS encoding complex I 51 kDa subunit family protein, with the protein MYPQVLFKNRKPDRITTIEEYQQNGGYEALAQVLKNKSVKQVKQVINDAVLLGRGGAAFPSGVKLETVAENAPFPRYLVCNADEMEPGTFKDRVLIHADPHQLIEGMILAGYAVLAEKGIIFIRPEYENAARILEREIDIAKQAGFLGSNIMGSGYSFNLDVHRSGGRYICGEVTAQLNALMGKRPNPKQPPPYPTEKGLWDQPTVIQNVETLCCIPHIMKNGADWFKNLALTKGAAGTKIFGISGKVNKPGCYELPLGVRLSEIIEKHAGGMTAGSEFKACLPGGASTRFLTKEFYNIEMDFQTLKNAGHRLGTAAIMVFDHKTCMVGATLNLMEFFARESCGWCTPCREGTQYIKDLLWRIENGQGEESFIPLLKKICKYLWNAYCAFAPGAVSPVESLLTYFEDEVMEHIEQKKCPFKT; encoded by the coding sequence ATGTATCCCCAGGTACTTTTTAAAAATCGCAAGCCCGACAGGATTACCACGATAGAAGAATATCAGCAGAACGGGGGGTATGAAGCTCTCGCCCAGGTGCTGAAAAACAAATCCGTTAAGCAGGTAAAGCAGGTTATCAATGATGCCGTACTTTTAGGACGGGGCGGTGCAGCCTTTCCGTCAGGCGTAAAACTGGAAACCGTTGCTGAAAATGCCCCTTTTCCAAGATACCTTGTATGCAATGCAGATGAAATGGAACCTGGAACCTTTAAGGACAGGGTTTTAATTCATGCAGACCCTCATCAGTTAATAGAAGGCATGATACTTGCCGGATATGCAGTTTTAGCTGAAAAAGGCATAATCTTTATCCGCCCTGAATATGAAAACGCAGCCAGGATACTTGAAAGAGAGATTGATATTGCAAAACAGGCTGGTTTTCTTGGCAGCAATATAATGGGAAGCGGTTACAGCTTTAACCTTGACGTACACCGCAGCGGGGGGCGTTACATATGCGGCGAGGTAACGGCACAGCTTAATGCACTCATGGGAAAACGACCCAATCCAAAACAGCCCCCCCCGTATCCCACTGAAAAAGGCTTATGGGACCAGCCTACGGTTATTCAAAATGTTGAAACCCTGTGCTGCATTCCCCATATCATGAAAAACGGCGCAGACTGGTTTAAAAACCTGGCATTAACCAAAGGCGCTGCTGGAACCAAGATTTTCGGAATAAGCGGAAAGGTTAATAAACCAGGATGTTATGAACTGCCCTTAGGAGTACGCCTTAGCGAAATCATTGAAAAACATGCAGGGGGAATGACTGCTGGTTCTGAATTTAAAGCCTGCCTTCCAGGCGGAGCCTCAACCCGTTTTTTAACAAAGGAATTTTATAATATTGAAATGGATTTCCAGACCTTAAAAAATGCAGGACACAGGCTTGGAACAGCGGCAATCATGGTCTTTGACCATAAAACCTGCATGGTTGGAGCCACCTTAAACCTGATGGAATTTTTTGCCCGTGAATCCTGCGGCTGGTGTACTCCTTGCAGGGAAGGAACCCAGTATATAAAAGATTTACTCTGGCGTATAGAAAACGGGCAGGGAGAGGAAAGCTTTATTCCCCTGTTAAAAAAGATTTGCAAATATCTATGGAACGCCTACTGCGCTTTTGCCCCGGGCGCTGTTTCCCCTGTTGAAAGCCTGCTGACCTATTTTGAAGATGAAGTCATGGAACACATTGAGCAGAAAAAATGCCCGTTTAAAACCTGA
- a CDS encoding UPF0175 family protein produces MKMTELKLNIPEDILYTLNETKNDFIKKMKFFAAMEFYKMQKLSMGKASELAEMNKIDFMFELGKYDIPAINYDADDFMEEAERIMR; encoded by the coding sequence ATGAAGATGACAGAATTAAAATTGAACATACCAGAAGATATTTTATACACATTAAACGAGACAAAAAACGATTTCATAAAAAAGATGAAATTTTTTGCTGCAATGGAATTTTATAAAATGCAGAAACTGTCAATGGGTAAAGCTTCGGAACTTGCAGAAATGAATAAAATTGATTTCATGTTTGAACTTGGAAAATATGATATACCAGCAATAAACTATGATGCAGATGATTTTATGGAAGAAGCGGAACGGATAATGCGGTAA
- a CDS encoding type II toxin-antitoxin system VapC family toxin: protein MILCDTDVIIEFYKNNSQIIHELRIIGQSNIAVSAITQAELYFGALNKAELRKIQKHLKSIRVFPLDNLISRKFISLMESLSLSHKISIPDALVAATALIHSIELYTLNTTDFQFIKNIQLYKPIGFKSE, encoded by the coding sequence ATGATTTTATGCGATACGGATGTAATTATCGAATTTTATAAAAATAACTCCCAAATAATCCATGAACTTCGAATCATAGGACAATCAAATATTGCTGTAAGCGCAATTACTCAGGCTGAATTGTATTTTGGAGCGTTGAATAAAGCTGAACTGAGAAAGATTCAAAAACATCTCAAAAGTATCCGGGTTTTTCCGCTTGATAATTTGATTTCACGAAAATTTATATCGCTGATGGAAAGCCTTTCCCTTAGCCATAAAATAAGTATTCCTGATGCATTAGTCGCTGCTACTGCCTTGATTCATTCAATAGAATTATATACGTTAAATACAACGGATTTTCAATTTATAAAAAATATTCAATTATACAAGCCGATTGGTTTTAAAAGTGAATAA
- a CDS encoding nucleotidyltransferase domain-containing protein encodes MLKNYLAELKNILSQLNPYKAVLFGSSVRGEINDDSDIDLIVVLNKNQMPQNFDERIKNYSSVKNYFRSLKSKVPMDLIVYTIPEWEHFLEADNSFTRDVLEKGSFLV; translated from the coding sequence ATGCTAAAAAACTACCTTGCTGAATTAAAAAATATTTTATCACAGTTAAATCCTTATAAGGCTGTTCTGTTTGGTTCATCTGTCCGCGGGGAAATCAATGATGACAGTGATATTGATTTAATTGTTGTATTGAATAAAAATCAAATGCCTCAAAATTTTGATGAAAGAATTAAAAATTATTCATCAGTAAAAAATTATTTCAGGTCTCTGAAATCTAAAGTCCCTATGGATCTGATTGTATATACAATACCCGAATGGGAGCATTTCCTCGAAGCTGATAATTCTTTTACAAGGGATGTATTGGAAAAAGGAAGCTTTTTAGTATGA
- a CDS encoding Uma2 family endonuclease, whose amino-acid sequence MNWTNICEDPVLQNIPYKIQTDKWGNILMSPATNEHGIYQAKIISLISTLKKTGIVISECSVQTKEGVKVADAAWASNEYIKRNMGTNPYMEAPEICIEILSPSNTKNEMEEKKELYFARGTLEFWICDKQGNMEFYKNTGKIKHSSIIKDFPGKIIIDSF is encoded by the coding sequence ATGAACTGGACAAATATTTGTGAAGATCCTGTATTGCAGAATATCCCCTATAAAATACAGACAGATAAATGGGGAAATATACTCATGAGTCCTGCAACCAATGAGCATGGAATATATCAGGCAAAAATCATCTCCCTAATCAGTACCCTGAAAAAAACAGGAATTGTAATATCAGAATGTTCTGTGCAGACAAAGGAAGGGGTAAAGGTTGCTGATGCTGCATGGGCTTCAAATGAATATATAAAGCGGAACATGGGAACAAATCCTTATATGGAAGCTCCTGAAATATGTATTGAGATATTGTCCCCTTCAAATACAAAAAATGAAATGGAAGAAAAAAAAGAACTGTATTTTGCCAGGGGCACCTTAGAGTTCTGGATTTGTGATAAGCAGGGAAATATGGAATTTTATAAAAACACTGGAAAAATAAAGCACAGCAGTATAATAAAGGATTTTCCAGGAAAAATAATAATAGATAGTTTTTAA